From Phycisphaerae bacterium:
TTTTGTGGTGGCGAGTCTGGAGATTCGCTATAAGGCGCCGGCCCGCTACGACGACGTCCTGCTTCTGGAGACCCGCACCGCGCGGATGACCCGGGCCCGGATCGAGCACGACTACACGCTGTACCACAAGGATAGCGGCAGACTGCTGGCTGAGGGACACACGCTGCTGGCGTGCGTCGATGGCGACGGCAAGGTCTGCCCGATTCCGGATGCGTTTTTCGCCGCCCTTCAAGCCGAACCGCAGTTGTAGAAGACCGACCTCCCGCGGAGGCGCGGAGAC
This genomic window contains:
- a CDS encoding acyl-CoA thioesterase; the protein is MAVDSCRIEFRVRYPEVDRMGVVHHSQYAVYFELGRTELLRAHGVSYREMEEMGSFFVVASLEIRYKAPARYDDVLLLETRTARMTRARIEHDYTLYHKDSGRLLAEGHTLLACVDGDGKVCPIPDAFFAALQAEPQL